The genome window GGAGTTGGCCGAAATCGAGGCCACCTGCGCGATGGATTTACTGTCGGTGCTGGGGCGGGAAAGCTTTTTGAGCTCTTCCACCACCACGATCACCGCCTGGTCGATGCCGCGCTTGATATCCAGCGGATTGGCCCCGGCGGTGACCGATTTGAGACCTTCGCGCACGATGGCCTGCGCCAGGACCGTTGCGGTGGTGGTGCCGTCGCCGGCGACGTCGGAGGTTTTCGACGCCACTTCCTTGACCAGTTGCGCGCCGATGTTCTCGAAACGATCCTTGAGTTCGATTTCCTTGGCGACCGAGACGCCGTCCTTGGTGACGGTCGGTGAGCCGAAGCTGCGCTCCAGCACCACGTTGCGCCCCTTCGGTCCCAGGGTTTGCTTGACGGCATCGGCCAGTACATTTACGCCCGCCAGCAAACGGTGGCGCGCGTCATCGGAAAATCGTATTTCTTTAGCAGACATAGTAGAGTTCCTTAAGTTTTTTACTCATCAAACAGCAAACGCGGCAATCAGGATTCCAGCACAGCAATAACATCGTCTTCGCGCACGATCAGGTATTCGCTGCCTTCGTGCTTGATTTCGGTGCCGGCATATTTGCCGAACAGCACGCGCTCGCCAACCTTGACCGTCAATGGCCGTATCTGGCCGTTATCCAGCGCCTTGCCTTCTCCCACGGCAATGACTTCGCCGCGGGAAGGTTTTTCCTTTGCGGCATCCGGTATCACGATACCGCCCGGCGTGGTCTGTTCATCCTCCAGCCGCTTCAACAGCAGTCTGTCGCCGAGAGGGCGTAATTTAATCGACATACTCTTAGTCTCCTTAATGTTCGGTTACGGCGCGTTGCGGCGCCTGAACAATAGCATTCAATTATCAGGCCATAATTCGCGTTTGAAGCGCACAGGCATATCGCGTGCGGAAATCTGGCATAAGTCCATGAAAATAAATAAGGCCATCTGTGCGGCTCCACGCATGCTTCCATCTCGTATGCGTCCGTGCAGACAATGCCATGCTTCCATCTCGCTTTTTATGCTGCTGAGGAAGCAAAGCGGAAACACGGGCTGCTTACTGGGGAGCAGTATCTCGTCAGGCTTGCCGTCTTGTCTTTATAAGCCGTTTATGTAATCAGGTTACAGCAACAGTCCGCCTGGTTCTGATAGCCGTATGGCGCGAAAACTGCAATGTATTGTGATGTAACCGCATCAACATGGAGGAAAGCATCATGACCCAATACACGCACACAGCAGCAACCCCGGCAGGTTTGATTCTGGACATGAGCGTTCAGGAGCATTTCAGGGAAACGGTTTCAATCGCAATCGCCAACCAGAACCTCGGCGTGATGGAAGATACGGCCTTCTATGTCGTCAATCTGCTATCGCATTTCGTCAAGGCCGAATGGCTATACGACGAGTCCGCGCCCAAAGGCGTAACGCACCCGCCGCTGGCCCGACTTTATGCGCATGCCGCGCTGACCGGCTGTCCGAATGAACGCCATGC of Candidatus Methylospira mobilis contains these proteins:
- the groES gene encoding co-chaperone GroES — its product is MKLRPLGDRLLLKRLEDEQTTPGGIVIPDAAKEKPSRGEVIAVGEGKALDNGQIRPLTVKVGERVLFGKYAGTEIKHEGSEYLIVREDDVIAVLES